The proteins below are encoded in one region of Telopea speciosissima isolate NSW1024214 ecotype Mountain lineage chromosome 10, Tspe_v1, whole genome shotgun sequence:
- the LOC122641484 gene encoding protein TIME FOR COFFEE-like isoform X2 has product MDRNREVRRGSMAAANGLSRRRHRSSSLRDSPEEDLPIESQDSARLRDRGNKKDRDRDRSSRNKRRRGDRLMHGSNREEGGEDSTEESMDEEEEDEDEDSGVPLPRKSYPSSSSSLSNHLLQQKCYPPTKVVRTAPTWKVADEMIGVSVPRKARSASTKRSHECWVSGSLASGGGAEQIHRQASTSPARLNATAPSPAPISPSSSNVSVRKKMKPIGPKQRPPKMSKPSSSVQEDIEIEVAEVLYGLMRQSQCSPKKEVLANTSQKFDSKDTNGSSNEVRSRVSSPVSISPPASAHQPSVLPQNSIASTSSLPVVAPKRKKPRPVKPEEESPAIVAGRNGSTSSAAAKVENEQPAKLEASSPKSEKNPGSASQNAGASVDLGSQPAAAVSSLEPPQSEPLKAESNTASDPKPFTEESETRDVVPTLEKVPSPKNESPPCTKLDVDLEDAIATKTISTASDVEYKREEKFKIDLMAPPLKSSPERDGDMVYISDPNSMTLNIEMVAKEETQVPAEEKTEQIAKQDAVEGRSEEKNKEQFVKESESEKPLANTERILNLQLDLEKPQKDIGLGSVSGSKQQQPQLSQVQKQQLQQPKATTRNDPKIEKTAQSTSLPLPMTLAGWPGGLPSLGYMPPLQAVVSMDGSTGSSTAVQPPNFHPSQPRPKRCATHYYIARNIYYHQQYTRMNSFWPAAAGSASMYGAKPYNLNVVPPTESTILGNPLQGNFAGRSLNSVQEKVQASSTILGHNAKDKSSVPAAANFMDATQRKQLVLHQQVPQPAAAGNLLHAPAFIFPLSQQQQQQAAAVAAAASRSAAVKSVVATGNAALPSAANSGPVAPANSSSTAAGTATTVSFNFPNVPPNEAPYLAILQNNGYPFPIPAHVGAPPSYRGSPAQAMSFFNGSLYSSQMIHPSQLQQQQAQQMQVHSQPQPVQQGNQNTSTSSGSSSSQKHQQAQQQQRLQGGGSNAGGGNSKNFPASKNRLTMQQQQNHPIPASNQSRQHEAEVGGEDSPSTADSRISHGRKSIYGQNFAVPIHPQNYALMSPAALASGGSGNHSEKQQQQQSAKGGVDLLPSQAFAMSFASFNGAATAPGLNFSSLAQSHPIFQTLPDARHGYHQFAAAQVAQQKKNHHITEEGKTGGDSINVEDERKRTAGKASAGVGQSLAFSRPDSSDPSVSTVLGNSVIDSSARALNLISAPINGNRATRPTTSTSTTTTAAPEQQQQQQLQQQQQQQQQQQQQKQALQQPQIFFTNAYMQAPSPQSTNTTTAITSTNSATTGYYQQRRQSDQQQGVSTTSSSGMLSLCPPLTLVGGSTSDPAKAVAAAANSIKGGMPLHPPHFAAQTAGNSHQLMSVAFPYMHTVPTTVSVKPAEQKQPAGNDNLHACWQPEKEMKKR; this is encoded by the exons aTGGACAGGAACAGAGAAGTTAGAAGAGGAAGTATGGCGGCTGCGAACGGATTGTCGAGACGGCGACATAGAAGTAGCAGCTTGAGAGATTCACCTG AGGAAGATTTACCGATAGAGTCTCAGGACTCGGCGAGGTTGCGAGATCGAGGGAACAAGAAAGATCGAGATCGGGATCGCTCGAGTCGAAACAAGCGAAGGAGAGGGGATAGATTGATGCATGGAAGTAACagagaggaaggaggagaggaTAGCACGGAAGAAAGtatggatgaagaagaggaagatgaggacGAAGATTCTGGTGTGCCTCTTCCACGGAAGTCTTATCcatcatcgtcttcttctttatcGAATCATCTTCTCCAACAGAAGTGTTATCCACCAACGAAGGTTGTTAGGACAGCCCCAACGTGGAAGGTCGCCGATGAAATGATCGGAGTCTCAGTTCCAAGAAAAGCTCGATCAG CCTCCACTAAAAGGTCGCACGAATGTTGGGTGTCAGGTAGTCTTGCCAGTGGAGGCGGGGCGGAGCAGATTCACCGGCAAGCTTCTACTTCGCCGGCGCGGCTGAATGCCACAGCACCATCACCAGCTCCGATCTCGCCGTCTTCATCCAATGTTTCCGTCCGGAAGAAGATG AAACCTATAGGACCCAAGCAGCGGCCACCGAAGATGTCTAAGCCCTCTTCATCAGTTCAAGAGGACATTGAAATCGAAGTCGCTGAGGTTCTTTACGGATTGATGAGGCAATCGCAGTGCTCTCCCAAGAAAGAAGTTCTTGCAAATACATCGCAGAAGTTTGATTCGAAAGATACTAACGGATCCAGTAATGAGGTGAGGTCGAGAGTTTCGTCCCCTGTCTCAATCTCACCTCCGGCTTCGGCACATCAGCCGTCAGTGTTGCCTCAGAATTCTATTGCTTCGACCTCTTCGTTGCCAGTTGTGG CACCAAAGAGGAAGAAACCTCGACCTGTAAAGCCAGAGGAAGAGAGTCCTGCAATCGTCGCTGGTCGAAACGGTTCTACCTCGTCTGCTGCAGCTAAGGTGGAGAATGAACAGCCTGCTAAATTGGAAGCTTCTTCACCGAAATCAGAGAAGAACCCGGGATCTGCCAGCCAGAATGCTGGGGCCTCTGTTGATTTGGGTTCTCAACCCGCTGCAGCTGTGTCTTCATTGGAGCCGCCTCAATCGGAACCTTTGAAAGCGGAAAGCAATACGGCATCTGATCCGAAGCCGTTTACTGAAGAATCAGAGACTCGGGATGTGGTTCCGACCCTGGAGAAAGTCCCGTCGCCGAAAAATGAGTCGCCTCCTTGCACGAAATTGGACGTCGATCTTGAGGACGCCATAGCCACGAAAAC GATCTCAACGGCGTCAGATGTTGAATACAAGCGGGAGGAGAAATTTAAGATCGATCTGATG GCTCCGCCTCTGAAATCATCTCCGGAAAGGGATGGCGATATGGTTTACATATCGGATCCTAATTCTATGACTCTGAACATCGAAATG GTTGCCAAGGAAGAAACTCAAGTGCCGGCCGAGGAGAAGACGGAGCAAATTGCTAAGCAGGACGCAGTAGAGGGTCGATCTgaagagaagaataaggagCAATTTGTGAAAGAGTCTGAATCTGAGAAGCCGCTTGCTAATACGGAGAGGATCCTGAACCTTCAGCTTGATTTGGAGAAGCCGCAAAAGGATATTGGCTTGGGCAGTGTCAGTGGAAGCAAACAACAGCAGCCACAACTTTCGCAAGTCCAGAAACAGCAGCTGCAACAACCCAAAGCTACTACTAGGAACGACCCGAAAATAGAGAAAACTG CCCAATCAACGTCTTTGCCTCTGCCGATGACTCTAGCAGGTTGGCCAGGGGGCCTTCCTTCTCTTGG ATATATGCCACCTCTTCAAGCAGTCGTCTCCATGGATGGGAGCACCGGGTCATCCACGGCCGTACAG CCGCCCAATTTTCATCCCTCTCAACCGCGACCGAAAAGGTGCGCGACCCATTACTATATTGCTAGGAACATATACTATCACCAGCAGTATACGAGGATGAATTCATTCTGGCCTGCAGCCGCTGGTTCTGCATCTATGTATGGGGCCAAGCCATACAATCTTAACGTTGTGCCTCCAACAGAAAGCACGATTCTTGGAAATCCATTGCAAGGAAACTTTGCGGGTAGGAGTCTGAACTCGGTGCAGGAAAAAGTCCAGGCTTCAAGCACCATTTTGGGTCATAACGCCAAAGATAAAAGCTCTGTCCCGGCAGCTGCCAACTTCATGGATGCTACACAGAGAAAGCAGCTTGTGCTTCATCAGCAGGTTCCTCAGCCAGCCGCAGCTGGTAATTTATTG CATGCCCCTGCCTTCATTTTCCCTCTGagtcagcagcagcagcagcaggcagcagcagtagcagctgCAGCCTCTCGATCTGCGGCCGTGAAGTCTGTTGTGGCCACGGGCAATGCAGCTTTGCCTAGTGCAGCTAATTCTGGCCCGGTAGCTCCAGCAAATTCTTCATCTACAGCAGCAGGAACGGCTACAACTGTGAGCTTCAATTTTCCAAATGTGCCTCCCAATGAAGCTCCGTATTTGGCGATATTGCAGAACAACGGTTATCCATTCCCTATTCCTGCTCATGTGGGAGCGCCACCATCTTATAGAGGAAGCCCGGCTCAGGCAATGTCTTTCTTCAATGGGTCTTTATATTCTTCCCAGATGATTCATCCATCACAGCTTCAACAACAGCAGGCACAGCAAATGCAAGTACATTCTCAGCCCCAACCGGTCCAACAGGGTAACCAGAACACAAGCACATCAAGTGGATCCTCTTCATCGCAGAAGCATCAGCAAGCTCAGCAGCAGCAGCGGTTGCAAGGTGGTGGCAGCAATGCTGGGGgtggaaactcaaaaaacttcCCTGCCTCGAAGAATCGGCTGACAATGCAACAGCAACAGAATCATCCTATCCCTGCTTCCAACCAATCTCGTCAACATGAGGCTGAAGTGGGTGGAGAAGATAGTCCGTCGACTGCGGATAGTCGAATTTCACATGGTAGGAAGAGTATCTACGGGCAGAACTTTGCAGTGCCAATTCATCCGCAGAACTATGCTTTGATGTCCCCGGCTGCATTGGCAAGTGGCGGAAGTGGAAATCATAGTGAGaaacagcagcaacagcagagTGCGAAGGGTGGAGTGGATCTCCTCCCATCTCAAGCATTTGCTATGTCATTTGCCTCTTTCAATGGTGCTGCTACAGCGCCGGGCCTCAACTTCTCGTCCTTGGCTCAGAGTCATCCAATTTTCCAGACCCTTCCAGACGCTAGGCACGGTTACCACCAGTTTGCTGCAGCTCAGGTAGCCCAGCAGAAGAAGAACCATCATATTACTGAGGAAGGGAAGACTGGTGGTGATTCAATTAATGTAGAGGATGAAAGAAAGCGAACAGCAGGAAAGGCCTCGGCAGGTGTGGGGCAGTCTCTTGCCTTCTCTAGACCAGATTCAAGTGACCCATCTGTCTCCACGGTTCTGGGCAATTCTGTTATCGATAGTTCTGCTCGGGCTCTCAATCTCATTTCGGCTCCCATCAATGGCAACCGAGCTACTCGTCCAACCACCTCGACTTCTACAACCACTACTGCTGCCCCggaacaacagcaacagcaacagttgcagcaacaacaacaacagcaacagca gcagcagcagcagaagcagGCTTTGCAGCAGCCCCAAATATTTTTCACCAATGCCTATATGCAGGCTCCGTCACCCCAGTCGACTAACACCACAACTGCAATCACCTCCACCAATTCAGCCACGACTGGATATTATCAACAAAGACGGCAGAGCGATCAACAGCAAGGGGTCTCAACTACATCTTCTAGTGGTATGCTGTCATTGTGTCCTCCACTTACTTTGGTCGGTGGGAGCACCTCGGATCCTGCCAAAGCAGTTGCGGCAGCGGCTAACAGTATCAAAGGAGGGATGCCGTTGCATCCGCCCCATTTTGCAGCGCAGACAGCGGGGAACTCACATCAGCTAATGTCTGTGGCCTTCCCTTACATGCATACCGTGCCCACCACCGTCTCTGTGAAACCGGCTGAACAGAAGCAACcagctg GAAATGACAATTTGCATGCCTGCTGGCAGCCTgagaaagagatgaagaagagatga
- the LOC122641484 gene encoding protein TIME FOR COFFEE-like isoform X1, giving the protein MDRNREVRRGSMAAANGLSRRRHRSSSLRDSPEEDLPIESQDSARLRDRGNKKDRDRDRSSRNKRRRGDRLMHGSNREEGGEDSTEESMDEEEEDEDEDSGVPLPRKSYPSSSSSLSNHLLQQKCYPPTKVVRTAPTWKVADEMIGVSVPRKARSASTKRSHECWVSGSLASGGGAEQIHRQASTSPARLNATAPSPAPISPSSSNVSVRKKMKPIGPKQRPPKMSKPSSSVQEDIEIEVAEVLYGLMRQSQCSPKKEVLANTSQKFDSKDTNGSSNEVRSRVSSPVSISPPASAHQPSVLPQNSIASTSSLPVVAPKRKKPRPVKPEEESPAIVAGRNGSTSSAAAKVENEQPAKLEASSPKSEKNPGSASQNAGASVDLGSQPAAAVSSLEPPQSEPLKAESNTASDPKPFTEESETRDVVPTLEKVPSPKNESPPCTKLDVDLEDAIATKTISTASDVEYKREEKFKIDLMAPPLKSSPERDGDMVYISDPNSMTLNIEMVAKEETQVPAEEKTEQIAKQDAVEGRSEEKNKEQFVKESESEKPLANTERILNLQLDLEKPQKDIGLGSVSGSKQQQPQLSQVQKQQLQQPKATTRNDPKIEKTAQSTSLPLPMTLAGWPGGLPSLGYMPPLQAVVSMDGSTGSSTAVQPPNFHPSQPRPKRCATHYYIARNIYYHQQYTRMNSFWPAAAGSASMYGAKPYNLNVVPPTESTILGNPLQGNFAGRSLNSVQEKVQASSTILGHNAKDKSSVPAAANFMDATQRKQLVLHQQVPQPAAAGNLLHAPAFIFPLSQQQQQQAAAVAAAASRSAAVKSVVATGNAALPSAANSGPVAPANSSSTAAGTATTVSFNFPNVPPNEAPYLAILQNNGYPFPIPAHVGAPPSYRGSPAQAMSFFNGSLYSSQMIHPSQLQQQQAQQMQVHSQPQPVQQGNQNTSTSSGSSSSQKHQQAQQQQRLQGGGSNAGGGNSKNFPASKNRLTMQQQQNHPIPASNQSRQHEAEVGGEDSPSTADSRISHGRKSIYGQNFAVPIHPQNYALMSPAALASGGSGNHSEKQQQQQSAKGGVDLLPSQAFAMSFASFNGAATAPGLNFSSLAQSHPIFQTLPDARHGYHQFAAAQVAQQKKNHHITEEGKTGGDSINVEDERKRTAGKASAGVGQSLAFSRPDSSDPSVSTVLGNSVIDSSARALNLISAPINGNRATRPTTSTSTTTTAAPEQQQQQQLQQQQQQQQQQQQQQQKQALQQPQIFFTNAYMQAPSPQSTNTTTAITSTNSATTGYYQQRRQSDQQQGVSTTSSSGMLSLCPPLTLVGGSTSDPAKAVAAAANSIKGGMPLHPPHFAAQTAGNSHQLMSVAFPYMHTVPTTVSVKPAEQKQPAGNDNLHACWQPEKEMKKR; this is encoded by the exons aTGGACAGGAACAGAGAAGTTAGAAGAGGAAGTATGGCGGCTGCGAACGGATTGTCGAGACGGCGACATAGAAGTAGCAGCTTGAGAGATTCACCTG AGGAAGATTTACCGATAGAGTCTCAGGACTCGGCGAGGTTGCGAGATCGAGGGAACAAGAAAGATCGAGATCGGGATCGCTCGAGTCGAAACAAGCGAAGGAGAGGGGATAGATTGATGCATGGAAGTAACagagaggaaggaggagaggaTAGCACGGAAGAAAGtatggatgaagaagaggaagatgaggacGAAGATTCTGGTGTGCCTCTTCCACGGAAGTCTTATCcatcatcgtcttcttctttatcGAATCATCTTCTCCAACAGAAGTGTTATCCACCAACGAAGGTTGTTAGGACAGCCCCAACGTGGAAGGTCGCCGATGAAATGATCGGAGTCTCAGTTCCAAGAAAAGCTCGATCAG CCTCCACTAAAAGGTCGCACGAATGTTGGGTGTCAGGTAGTCTTGCCAGTGGAGGCGGGGCGGAGCAGATTCACCGGCAAGCTTCTACTTCGCCGGCGCGGCTGAATGCCACAGCACCATCACCAGCTCCGATCTCGCCGTCTTCATCCAATGTTTCCGTCCGGAAGAAGATG AAACCTATAGGACCCAAGCAGCGGCCACCGAAGATGTCTAAGCCCTCTTCATCAGTTCAAGAGGACATTGAAATCGAAGTCGCTGAGGTTCTTTACGGATTGATGAGGCAATCGCAGTGCTCTCCCAAGAAAGAAGTTCTTGCAAATACATCGCAGAAGTTTGATTCGAAAGATACTAACGGATCCAGTAATGAGGTGAGGTCGAGAGTTTCGTCCCCTGTCTCAATCTCACCTCCGGCTTCGGCACATCAGCCGTCAGTGTTGCCTCAGAATTCTATTGCTTCGACCTCTTCGTTGCCAGTTGTGG CACCAAAGAGGAAGAAACCTCGACCTGTAAAGCCAGAGGAAGAGAGTCCTGCAATCGTCGCTGGTCGAAACGGTTCTACCTCGTCTGCTGCAGCTAAGGTGGAGAATGAACAGCCTGCTAAATTGGAAGCTTCTTCACCGAAATCAGAGAAGAACCCGGGATCTGCCAGCCAGAATGCTGGGGCCTCTGTTGATTTGGGTTCTCAACCCGCTGCAGCTGTGTCTTCATTGGAGCCGCCTCAATCGGAACCTTTGAAAGCGGAAAGCAATACGGCATCTGATCCGAAGCCGTTTACTGAAGAATCAGAGACTCGGGATGTGGTTCCGACCCTGGAGAAAGTCCCGTCGCCGAAAAATGAGTCGCCTCCTTGCACGAAATTGGACGTCGATCTTGAGGACGCCATAGCCACGAAAAC GATCTCAACGGCGTCAGATGTTGAATACAAGCGGGAGGAGAAATTTAAGATCGATCTGATG GCTCCGCCTCTGAAATCATCTCCGGAAAGGGATGGCGATATGGTTTACATATCGGATCCTAATTCTATGACTCTGAACATCGAAATG GTTGCCAAGGAAGAAACTCAAGTGCCGGCCGAGGAGAAGACGGAGCAAATTGCTAAGCAGGACGCAGTAGAGGGTCGATCTgaagagaagaataaggagCAATTTGTGAAAGAGTCTGAATCTGAGAAGCCGCTTGCTAATACGGAGAGGATCCTGAACCTTCAGCTTGATTTGGAGAAGCCGCAAAAGGATATTGGCTTGGGCAGTGTCAGTGGAAGCAAACAACAGCAGCCACAACTTTCGCAAGTCCAGAAACAGCAGCTGCAACAACCCAAAGCTACTACTAGGAACGACCCGAAAATAGAGAAAACTG CCCAATCAACGTCTTTGCCTCTGCCGATGACTCTAGCAGGTTGGCCAGGGGGCCTTCCTTCTCTTGG ATATATGCCACCTCTTCAAGCAGTCGTCTCCATGGATGGGAGCACCGGGTCATCCACGGCCGTACAG CCGCCCAATTTTCATCCCTCTCAACCGCGACCGAAAAGGTGCGCGACCCATTACTATATTGCTAGGAACATATACTATCACCAGCAGTATACGAGGATGAATTCATTCTGGCCTGCAGCCGCTGGTTCTGCATCTATGTATGGGGCCAAGCCATACAATCTTAACGTTGTGCCTCCAACAGAAAGCACGATTCTTGGAAATCCATTGCAAGGAAACTTTGCGGGTAGGAGTCTGAACTCGGTGCAGGAAAAAGTCCAGGCTTCAAGCACCATTTTGGGTCATAACGCCAAAGATAAAAGCTCTGTCCCGGCAGCTGCCAACTTCATGGATGCTACACAGAGAAAGCAGCTTGTGCTTCATCAGCAGGTTCCTCAGCCAGCCGCAGCTGGTAATTTATTG CATGCCCCTGCCTTCATTTTCCCTCTGagtcagcagcagcagcagcaggcagcagcagtagcagctgCAGCCTCTCGATCTGCGGCCGTGAAGTCTGTTGTGGCCACGGGCAATGCAGCTTTGCCTAGTGCAGCTAATTCTGGCCCGGTAGCTCCAGCAAATTCTTCATCTACAGCAGCAGGAACGGCTACAACTGTGAGCTTCAATTTTCCAAATGTGCCTCCCAATGAAGCTCCGTATTTGGCGATATTGCAGAACAACGGTTATCCATTCCCTATTCCTGCTCATGTGGGAGCGCCACCATCTTATAGAGGAAGCCCGGCTCAGGCAATGTCTTTCTTCAATGGGTCTTTATATTCTTCCCAGATGATTCATCCATCACAGCTTCAACAACAGCAGGCACAGCAAATGCAAGTACATTCTCAGCCCCAACCGGTCCAACAGGGTAACCAGAACACAAGCACATCAAGTGGATCCTCTTCATCGCAGAAGCATCAGCAAGCTCAGCAGCAGCAGCGGTTGCAAGGTGGTGGCAGCAATGCTGGGGgtggaaactcaaaaaacttcCCTGCCTCGAAGAATCGGCTGACAATGCAACAGCAACAGAATCATCCTATCCCTGCTTCCAACCAATCTCGTCAACATGAGGCTGAAGTGGGTGGAGAAGATAGTCCGTCGACTGCGGATAGTCGAATTTCACATGGTAGGAAGAGTATCTACGGGCAGAACTTTGCAGTGCCAATTCATCCGCAGAACTATGCTTTGATGTCCCCGGCTGCATTGGCAAGTGGCGGAAGTGGAAATCATAGTGAGaaacagcagcaacagcagagTGCGAAGGGTGGAGTGGATCTCCTCCCATCTCAAGCATTTGCTATGTCATTTGCCTCTTTCAATGGTGCTGCTACAGCGCCGGGCCTCAACTTCTCGTCCTTGGCTCAGAGTCATCCAATTTTCCAGACCCTTCCAGACGCTAGGCACGGTTACCACCAGTTTGCTGCAGCTCAGGTAGCCCAGCAGAAGAAGAACCATCATATTACTGAGGAAGGGAAGACTGGTGGTGATTCAATTAATGTAGAGGATGAAAGAAAGCGAACAGCAGGAAAGGCCTCGGCAGGTGTGGGGCAGTCTCTTGCCTTCTCTAGACCAGATTCAAGTGACCCATCTGTCTCCACGGTTCTGGGCAATTCTGTTATCGATAGTTCTGCTCGGGCTCTCAATCTCATTTCGGCTCCCATCAATGGCAACCGAGCTACTCGTCCAACCACCTCGACTTCTACAACCACTACTGCTGCCCCggaacaacagcaacagcaacagttgcagcaacaacaacaacagcaacagcaacagca gcagcagcagcagaagcagGCTTTGCAGCAGCCCCAAATATTTTTCACCAATGCCTATATGCAGGCTCCGTCACCCCAGTCGACTAACACCACAACTGCAATCACCTCCACCAATTCAGCCACGACTGGATATTATCAACAAAGACGGCAGAGCGATCAACAGCAAGGGGTCTCAACTACATCTTCTAGTGGTATGCTGTCATTGTGTCCTCCACTTACTTTGGTCGGTGGGAGCACCTCGGATCCTGCCAAAGCAGTTGCGGCAGCGGCTAACAGTATCAAAGGAGGGATGCCGTTGCATCCGCCCCATTTTGCAGCGCAGACAGCGGGGAACTCACATCAGCTAATGTCTGTGGCCTTCCCTTACATGCATACCGTGCCCACCACCGTCTCTGTGAAACCGGCTGAACAGAAGCAACcagctg GAAATGACAATTTGCATGCCTGCTGGCAGCCTgagaaagagatgaagaagagatga